From one Magnolia sinica isolate HGM2019 chromosome 18, MsV1, whole genome shotgun sequence genomic stretch:
- the LOC131232891 gene encoding subtilisin-like protease SBT3.6 encodes MDSFLLAMNRRAILLSLIFVVLSDHRPISTVHAASNVHIVYMGKRQHHDPTVVSNSHHDMLASVLGSKEAASDSLIYSYRHGFSGFAAKLTESQAQTIAEFPGVVHVMPNRLHKPHTTRSWDFLGLDFHSQAKLLSGSNMGDGVIIGVIDTGIWPESESFNDKGLGPVPSHWKGVCESGEHFNSTNCNRKLIGTRWYIKGVLAEVGGKLNITGVDYFSPRDGDGHGTHTSATAAGSFVENVSYKGLGKGTARGGAPKARLAMYKVCWNIPYSYCTTSADVLKAFDDAIHDGVDVLSLSLGYILPLYFDVEERSGIAVGAFHAVEKGITVVCSAGNSGPSAQTVSNTSPWIITVAASTIDRAFPTVVTLGNNRTIMGQGMFTGKKEIGFVGLVSPLDANEIEGPLASICSSLNPDNVTMAGKVVLCFGDGLNAEYAVKEAGGVGIIFATNPTSSVSPCSELPCIEVDYEIGMQLLYYIRSSRSPSVKLSPSYTLVGKPLSTKVTSFSSRGPSSIAPAILKPDIAAPGVNILAAFRDDPKDGSYIFLSGTSMACPHVSGIVALLKSIHPQWSPAAIKSALATTASTSDESGGPIFADGSPRKVADPFDYGGGIVNPNRAADPGLIYDIGMEDYLDYLCSMGYTNSAISRLTQHSTVCPIDPPSILNLNLPSITVPNLKTSVTILRTVTNVGPVNSVYTASIESPPTIHATVQPHILIFNSTAKKLSFTVTLSSTQKVIGGYYFGSLTWSDGVHMVRSSISVRPEIIPSYVDNS; translated from the exons ATGGACTCTTTTCTACTCGCGATGAACAGAAGGGCCATTCTGCTCTCACTTATCTTCGTGGTACTAAGCGACCACCGacccatctccaccgtccatgctGCCAGCAAC GTTCACATCGTTTACATGGGAAAGAGGCAGCACCACGATCCAACGGTCGTCTCCAACTCCCACCACGACATGCTCGCTTCCGTCCTTGGAAG CAAAGAAGCAGCTTCAGATTCGTTGATATACAGCTATCGGCATGGTTTCTCCGGGTTCGCAGCCAAGCTTACTGAGTCACAAGCGCAAACAATTGCAG AGTTCCCTGGTGTGGTACATGTGATGCCTAATCGCCTTCACAAGCCACATACTACTAGAAGCTGGGATTTTCTTGGCCTTGATTTTCATTCTCAGGCAAAACTCTTATCTGGGAGCAACATGGGCGATGGAGTTATCATTGGGGTCATTGATACag GAATTTGGCCAGAGTCAGAAAGTTTCAACGATAAAGGACTGGGACCAGTGCCATCTCATTGGAAGGGTGTCTGTGAGAGCGGCGAACATTTCAATTCCACCAACTGCAATAGGAAGCTAATTGGAACCCGTTGGTACATCAAAGGAGTGCTGGCGGAAGTTGGAGGGAAACTCAATATCACCGGAGTTGACTACTTTTCCCCAAGGGATGGAGATGGCCATGGTACCCACACATCAGCCACTGCAGCTGGTTCCTTTGTAGAGAATGTAAGCTACAAAGGGCTCGGCAAAGGTACGGCCAGAGGCGGTGCACCTAAGGCTCGACTGGCAATGTACAAGGTGTGTTGGAATATTCCTTACTCTTACTGCACTACTTCCGCTGATGTACTTAAAGCTTTCGACGACGCCATACATGATGGGGTGGATGTGTTGTCTCTGTCTCTCGGCTATATACTTCCCCTGTACTTTGATGTGGAAGAACGTAGCGGCATTGCTGTCGGCGCGTTTCATGCAGTCGAGAAAGGAATCACTGTAGTTTGCTCGGCAGGAAATAGCGGCCCCTCTGCTCAGACGGTGTCAAACACATCCCCATGGATCATAACGGTCGCAGCTAGCACAATTGATCGGGCGTTTCCCACAGTTGTTACGCTTGGAAATAATCGAACCATAATG ggACAAGGCATGTTTACTGGAAAGAAGGAAATTGGATTTGTGGGCTTGGTATCTCCACTGGATGCCAATGAAATCGAAGGTCCTCTTGCTAG TATCTGTAGTTCTCTTAATCCAGACAACGTAACGATGGCCGGAAAGGTTGTGCTCTGTTTTGGAGACGGTCTGAACGCTGAGTATGCAGTGAAGGAAGCTGGAGGTGTCGGCATCATATTTGCCACGAATCCCACTAGTTCGGTCTCTCCCTGCAGTGAGCTACCTTGCATCGAAGTAGATTACGAGATTGGGATGCAGTTGCTCTATTACATTCGTTCTTCCAG GTCTCCATCGGTGAAGCTGAGCCCTTCCTACACACTTGTGGGCAAGCCCTTGTCGACCAAGGTCACATCTTTTTCGTCGCGAGGGCCTAGTTCCATAGCACCTGCTATTTTGAAG CCAGATATTGCTGCCCCTGGTGTCAACATTTTAGCTGCATTCCGGGATGATCCAAAAGATGGTAGCTACATTTTCCTTTCGGGGACCTCTATGGCATGCCCTCATGTGTCTGGAATTGTCGCACTGCTCAAATCCATACACCCACAATGGTCTCCGGCTGCTATAAAATCAGCGTTGGCCACTACTG CATCGACGAGCGATGAGTCTGGTGGGCCCATCTTTGCAGATGGGTCCCCTCGAAAGGTCGCCGATCCGTTTGATTATGGAGGAGGCATAGTCAATCCAAATAGAGCAGCGGATCCGGGCCTCATCTACGACATTGGCATGGAGGACTACCTTGATTACCTTTGTTCCATGGGCTACACTAACTCTGCCATCTCAAGATTAACACAACATTCCACTGTCTGTCCGATCGATCCACCCTCCATCCTAAATCTGAACCTTCCATCTATTACTGTCCCCAACCTGAAAACCTCTGTAACTATCTTGAGAACAGTCACTAATGTTGGCCCAGTCAACTCGGTATACACTGCATCGATCGAATCACCACCCACCATACATGCAACTGTGCAACCACACATTTTGATCTTCAATTCAACGGCCAAGAAGCTATCTTTTACTGTCACATTGTCATCAACTCAAAAGGTGATTGGTGGATACTACTTTGGAAGTCTTACTTGGAGCGACGGAGTGCACATGGTTAGGAGTTCAATTTCGGTGAGGCCTGAGATCATACCATCTTACGTAGATAATTCATAA